Proteins from a genomic interval of Kaistia defluvii:
- a CDS encoding ABC transporter ATP-binding protein yields the protein MASVEFVNVKKSFGAQPIIRGVDVRIDDGEFVILVGPSGCGKSTLLRMLAGLENITAGEIRIGDKVVNRVPPKERDIAMVFQNYALYPHMTVADNMAFSLTLKGASKATIDERVRPAAEILGLTHLLERYPRQLSGGQRQRVAMGRAIVRDPQVFLFDEPLSNLDAKLRVAMRAEIKELHQRLKTTTVYVTHDQIEAMTMADKIVVMQDGRVEQIGAPLELYDRPVNLFVAGFIGSPSMNMIKGHLDPNDARRFVATDGTVLPVDREIEAAKGQDLVYGLRPEAMRLDPAGIPATVLVTEPTGSETQIIAKLAGTDVTCVFRERVAAKPGETLNIGIDTASTHIFNAATGLRL from the coding sequence ATGGCGTCAGTAGAATTCGTAAATGTGAAGAAGTCCTTCGGTGCTCAGCCCATCATCCGGGGCGTTGATGTCCGGATCGATGATGGCGAGTTCGTCATCCTGGTCGGCCCGTCCGGATGCGGCAAGTCGACTCTGCTGCGGATGCTGGCGGGGCTGGAAAACATCACCGCGGGCGAGATCCGCATCGGCGACAAGGTCGTGAATCGAGTGCCGCCGAAGGAACGCGACATCGCCATGGTGTTCCAGAATTATGCGCTCTATCCGCATATGACGGTCGCCGACAACATGGCGTTCTCGCTCACGCTGAAGGGCGCGAGCAAGGCCACGATCGACGAGCGCGTCCGCCCCGCCGCCGAGATCCTCGGATTGACCCACCTTCTGGAACGCTACCCGCGCCAGCTCTCGGGCGGCCAGCGCCAGCGCGTCGCCATGGGCCGGGCCATCGTCCGCGATCCCCAGGTGTTCCTGTTCGATGAACCGCTTTCCAATCTCGACGCCAAGCTGCGCGTCGCCATGCGGGCCGAAATCAAGGAACTGCACCAGCGCCTGAAGACGACGACCGTCTATGTCACGCACGACCAGATCGAGGCCATGACCATGGCCGACAAGATCGTCGTCATGCAGGATGGCCGCGTCGAGCAGATCGGCGCGCCGCTCGAGCTCTATGATCGGCCGGTCAACCTGTTCGTCGCCGGTTTCATCGGCTCGCCCTCGATGAACATGATCAAGGGACACCTCGATCCGAACGACGCGCGCCGCTTCGTCGCCACCGATGGAACCGTGCTCCCCGTCGACCGGGAGATCGAGGCCGCCAAGGGGCAGGATCTCGTCTATGGCCTGCGGCCGGAGGCCATGCGGCTCGATCCCGCTGGCATCCCCGCAACCGTTCTGGTCACCGAACCCACCGGCTCGGAGACGCAGATCATCGCCAAGCTCGCCGGAACGGATGTCACCTGCGTGTTCCGCGAGCGCGTCGCCGCCAAGCCGGGC